A window from Plasmodium chabaudi chabaudi strain AS genome assembly, chromosome: 11 encodes these proteins:
- a CDS encoding 3-oxoacyl-acyl-carrier protein synthase, putative: protein MKIFLNFLFFCFLVHQVYSKKYGFVKNSAQRNKKNIIRNLSLYTTYNANELKKYCETSRVVCTGVGVVNGVGIGINQFWENLLNGYNSIDKVTKFDVTGMPCGIASSIDKKNFNPPDYYTNKKDANRNDDCTHYAIAATRLAIDDAKIDLNKIDSNKIGTIIGSGIGGLDFLEREMKIMYEKGHKRVSPYLIPAMIANTPSGLVSIENNLRGISVGMLSACATSGNTIGEAYRYIKYKEYDVMICGGTEASITPISFAGFNALRAMAVGYNDNPKKACRPFDLKRSGFVMGEGSGVLILESYEHAIKRNAKIYGEILAYSSESDAFHITSPEPNGLGLTNSINKAIKNANISISDIKYINAHGTSTKLNDQIETKVFKNVFKDHAYKLHISSTKSMTGHCIGAAGAIESIICLKTMQTNIIPPTINYEHKDEECDLNYTPNKCVPSKQNIDFSLNTNLGFGGHNTALLFKKITK from the exons atgaaaatttttttaaatttccTCTTTTTCTGCTTTTTGGTTCACCAA GTGTAtagcaaaaaatatggatttGTCAAGAATAGTGCtcaaagaaataaaaaaaatataatcagGAATTTAAGTCTATACACCACTTACAATgcaaatgaattaaaaaaatattgcgAA ACTTCCAGAGTTGTATGCACAGGTGTTGGTGTTGTAAATGGAGTTGGAATTGGAATAAATCAATTTTGGGAGAACCTACTTAATGGATATAATTCGATTGACAAAGTAACAAAATTTGATGTAACAGGTATGCCATGTGGAATAGCTAGCTCaatagataaaaaaaattttaaccCCCCTGattattatacaaataaaaaggatGCAAATCGTAATGACGATTGCACACATTATGCTATAGCTGCAACTAGATTAGCAATAGATGATGCGAAAAtagatttaaataaaattgatagtaataaaattggAACAATTATTGGAAGTGGTATTGGTGGCTTGGACTTTTTAGAAAgagaaatgaaaataatgtatgAAAAGGGCCATAAAAGAGTAAGCCCATATTTAATACCTGCAATGATTGCAAATACACCATCGGGACTTGTAtctattgaaaataatttaagaGGAATTTCTGTTGGCATGTTAAGTGCATGTGCAACATCAGGAAATACTATTGGTGAAGCATATcgatatataaaatataaagaatatgaCGTTATGATATGTGGGGGTACTGAAGCTAGTATTACTCCGATTAGTTTTGCTGGATTTAATGCATTAAGAGCAATGGCTGTTGGGTATAATGATAATCCTAAAAAGGCATGTAGACCTTTTGATTTAAAAAGAAGTGGATTTGTTATGGGTGAAGGATCAGGTGTTTTAATACTAGAATCATATGAACATgcaataaaaagaaatgcaAAAATTTATGGCGAAATTTTAGCATATTCTTCTGAAAGTGATGCATTTCATATAACATCTCCTGAACCTAATGGTTTAGGATTAACAAATTCTATAAATAAggcaataaaaaatgccaACATAAGTATATCcgatattaaatatataaatgccCATGGAACATCAACTAAATTAAATGATCAAATCGAAACAAAAGTTTTTAAGAATGTTTTTAAAGATCATGCATACAAGCTACATATATCCTCGACTAAAAGTATGACAGGCCATTGTATAGGAGCAGCAGGGGCTATTGAATCTATTATATGCTTAAAAACTATGcaaacaaatattatacCCCCAACAATTAATTATGAACATAAAGATGAGGAATGTGATCTTAATTATACACCTAATAAATGTGTACCatcaaaacaaaatatcgatttttcattaaatacTAATTTAGGGTTTGGTGGACATAATACAgcattattattcaaaaaaattacaaaataa